Proteins encoded within one genomic window of Thioploca ingrica:
- a CDS encoding regulatory lipoprotein — MKRITQYFVPLLLAIASSISAEQLTVMTSYPQEVVSRFEETFEHRHPEIQLQILWRMPHDALPYLLKPQQGGVDVYWAPSLGNFLALKAAGALGPLGINRNGLPERIGDTLLVDPQGTFLASETAGYGLFINPDKLAKLGVAEPKVWADLTDPHLKGEVVLPVPSGVGYAPVLVDQLLQAEGWEAGWKTWRAIAANSRLITNRGNFVTEEVSSGRATVGLTMDFFAASSVASGAKGKFLYPARTAFNPGQIAITASTPRRLVAETFVTFILSEEGQILLFHPAIRKLPVRSSVYTQAPPGYVNPFTLHVDTRYDPVRGLARRSLNSALFDAAITRHHGTLIEVWALLHQAEVAATPKAQETLGRARAALTALPLSEPAPDAPLALACEQRTEDIKAEAQCAAAEREWDTFFEAHYAEAKALAAEVLRRGGRS, encoded by the coding sequence ATGAAGAGAATCACACAATATTTCGTCCCCCTGCTGCTGGCAATAGCTAGTAGTATCAGTGCTGAACAACTGACTGTAATGACCAGCTATCCGCAAGAAGTGGTCTCCCGCTTTGAGGAAACTTTCGAGCACCGCCACCCAGAGATCCAACTCCAGATTCTCTGGCGGATGCCTCATGATGCTCTGCCTTATCTGTTAAAACCACAACAAGGCGGAGTGGATGTCTACTGGGCCCCCTCCCTGGGCAATTTCCTCGCCCTCAAAGCTGCAGGTGCCCTCGGCCCCCTCGGCATCAACCGCAACGGCCTGCCGGAACGGATCGGCGATACGCTCCTGGTTGACCCGCAGGGCACCTTCCTCGCCAGTGAGACCGCTGGCTATGGCTTGTTCATCAACCCTGACAAGCTCGCAAAACTCGGTGTAGCAGAACCCAAGGTCTGGGCTGACCTGACTGATCCACATTTGAAGGGGGAAGTGGTGCTGCCGGTCCCTTCAGGAGTGGGTTATGCACCGGTGCTGGTGGACCAACTGCTCCAGGCGGAGGGCTGGGAGGCGGGCTGGAAGACTTGGCGCGCCATTGCTGCTAATAGCCGACTTATCACCAATCGCGGCAACTTTGTCACCGAGGAGGTCTCTAGCGGACGTGCGACGGTAGGGCTCACCATGGACTTCTTTGCCGCCTCTAGCGTAGCGAGTGGGGCCAAAGGCAAGTTTCTCTATCCGGCCCGCACTGCCTTCAACCCCGGCCAGATCGCCATCACTGCTTCTACCCCTCGGCGACTCGTAGCGGAGACCTTCGTCACCTTCATTCTCTCCGAAGAGGGACAAATCCTCTTGTTCCACCCGGCCATCCGCAAGTTGCCGGTACGGTCCTCGGTCTATACCCAAGCACCGCCAGGCTACGTCAATCCCTTCACGCTACACGTAGATACACGCTACGATCCAGTGCGCGGCCTTGCCCGGCGTAGCCTCAACTCAGCCCTGTTCGACGCAGCTATCACCCGCCACCACGGCACGCTGATCGAGGTGTGGGCACTGCTACACCAGGCGGAGGTGGCAGCAACACCCAAAGCACAGGAAACTTTGGGACGCGCCCGTGCTGCGCTCACTGCCCTGCCCCTTAGCGAGCCGGCGCCGGATGCTCCTCTGGCCCTGGCTTGCGAACAACGCACCGAAGACATCAAAGCTGAAGCGCAGTGTGCTGCAGCAGAACGGGAATGGGATACTTTCTTTGAAGCGCATTATGCCGAGGCCAAGGCGCTAGCCGCTGAGGTGCTGCGCCGGGGAGGGCGATCATGA
- a CDS encoding TonB-dependent outer membrane receptor, protein MGIIQMYERNISLKISVLSAALAAASAGHTEETFQLGRIEVTAKRDLPAVGTDQIEAEVIRDENRETVAKTVDRLPGVSMGNFGARNEQTVFVRGFDMRQVPVFMDGVPVYVPYDGYVDLGRFTTFDLAEVNLSKGFSSVLYGPNTLGGAINLISRRPTQSLEGEAGIGYSSGEEPGSDGERTWLNLGTNQGNWYGQFSGSYLTQDAFALSGDFTPTATENGGLRDNSYRKDRKVSLKAGVTPNTTDEYAVGYINQHGEKGTPPYAGSSKSVTPRYWQWPYWDKESVYAVSKTDLGAGSYVKSRLYYDIFQNSLFSYDDATYTTQKKGYAFQSWYDDHSYGGSVEYGKPIGVHLLKAAAHFKLDHHEEHNAGEPIRTFEDRTTSLALEDTLDLGVGRHMVAGVSHDTRDSLQAEDYNSKTKAITDFPGNSGAAWNPQIGYFTDLGPSDAGRITLSRKTRFPTIKDRYSYRLGSAIPNPDLEPEKATTLETGWVHRFSKQARLDATLFYSDIRDLIQAVDLTASTYQFQNIGKVIAKGMELGIEAWFGEALELGGNYTYLSRDNERSALKLTDVPDQKLFAYATWHVSTPFSLSATTQCEGKRYSSTDGNRVANAFTVFGLRSSYEFGQGWVGRLGIENLTDKEYAFQEGYPEAGRTFYANIDYHF, encoded by the coding sequence ATGGGAATTATTCAGATGTATGAGAGAAATATATCATTAAAAATCAGTGTGTTATCTGCGGCACTAGCGGCCGCCAGTGCCGGCCACACCGAAGAGACCTTCCAACTGGGCCGCATCGAGGTGACCGCCAAGCGCGACCTACCCGCTGTCGGAACGGACCAGATCGAGGCCGAGGTGATACGCGACGAGAACCGTGAGACCGTGGCAAAAACGGTAGATCGGTTACCGGGCGTCAGCATGGGAAACTTCGGGGCGCGCAACGAGCAAACGGTGTTCGTGCGTGGCTTCGACATGCGCCAAGTGCCGGTATTTATGGACGGTGTCCCGGTCTACGTACCCTACGACGGGTACGTGGATTTGGGGCGCTTCACCACCTTCGACCTCGCCGAGGTGAACCTCTCCAAGGGCTTCAGTTCGGTACTCTATGGTCCCAACACCCTGGGCGGGGCGATCAACTTAATCAGCCGTCGTCCGACTCAGTCCTTGGAAGGGGAAGCCGGCATCGGTTACAGCAGCGGCGAGGAGCCGGGTAGCGATGGTGAACGCACCTGGCTGAACCTGGGAACCAACCAAGGCAATTGGTATGGCCAGTTCAGCGGCTCCTATCTCACCCAAGATGCCTTTGCCCTCTCCGGCGACTTCACCCCCACCGCCACGGAGAATGGCGGTCTGCGCGATAACTCCTACCGTAAGGATCGCAAGGTGAGCCTCAAGGCAGGCGTTACCCCTAATACCACCGATGAGTACGCCGTAGGCTACATCAACCAGCATGGCGAGAAGGGGACACCACCCTATGCCGGGAGCAGCAAATCGGTCACACCGCGTTACTGGCAGTGGCCCTATTGGGATAAGGAGAGCGTCTACGCGGTGAGCAAGACCGATTTGGGCGCAGGCAGCTACGTCAAGAGCAGGCTCTACTACGATATCTTCCAAAACTCCCTCTTCAGCTACGACGACGCCACCTACACTACCCAGAAGAAGGGCTACGCCTTCCAGAGCTGGTACGATGACCACAGCTACGGTGGGAGCGTAGAGTACGGCAAGCCGATTGGCGTGCATCTGCTCAAAGCTGCAGCCCACTTCAAGCTCGATCATCACGAGGAGCACAACGCTGGCGAACCAATCCGCACCTTCGAGGACCGCACCACTTCGCTCGCCTTGGAGGACACCCTTGACCTGGGTGTGGGACGCCATATGGTGGCAGGGGTGAGCCACGATACCCGCGACAGCCTCCAGGCCGAGGATTACAACAGCAAAACCAAGGCGATTACCGACTTTCCTGGCAACAGCGGCGCTGCCTGGAACCCACAGATCGGTTATTTTACCGATCTCGGCCCGAGCGACGCGGGACGTATCACGCTCTCGCGCAAGACCCGTTTCCCTACCATCAAGGACCGCTACTCCTACCGCTTGGGTTCAGCTATCCCCAACCCGGACCTGGAACCGGAGAAAGCGACTACCCTGGAGACCGGTTGGGTACATCGCTTTAGCAAGCAAGCACGGTTAGATGCAACGCTGTTCTACAGCGACATCCGCGACCTGATCCAGGCAGTAGACCTCACCGCTAGCACTTACCAGTTTCAGAACATTGGCAAGGTCATCGCCAAGGGGATGGAACTGGGGATAGAGGCTTGGTTTGGCGAAGCCCTGGAACTGGGTGGTAACTACACCTACTTGTCGCGCGACAACGAAAGATCAGCCCTTAAGCTCACCGATGTACCCGACCAAAAATTATTCGCCTACGCCACCTGGCACGTCAGCACCCCCTTCAGTCTCTCGGCTACCACACAATGCGAAGGTAAGCGCTACAGTTCCACCGACGGTAATCGGGTGGCCAATGCCTTCACGGTGTTTGGTCTGCGCAGCAGCTACGAATTCGGGCAGGGTTGGGTCGGGCGGCTCGGGATCGAGAACCTGACCGATAAGGAGTATGCCTTCCAGGAGGGCTACCCGGAGGCAGGCCGCACTTTCTACGCTAACATTGACTACCACTTTTAA
- a CDS encoding PilT protein domain-containing protein: MNIVIDTSTLIAVIADEPERPKLIEVTIGADLIAPQSVHWEIGNAFSAMFKRKRISLEQAEQALEIYHKIPITWVQTDLNQALNIAASCHIYAYDAYLIVCAMNYKAPLLSLDKFLIGKAQDIGIKLIEV; encoded by the coding sequence ATGAATATTGTCATAGATACCTCTACCCTTATTGCTGTCATAGCCGATGAACCAGAAAGACCAAAACTCATTGAAGTGACCATAGGAGCAGACTTAATAGCGCCTCAATCGGTGCATTGGGAAATTGGAAATGCCTTTTCAGCTATGTTTAAACGAAAACGAATTTCTTTAGAACAAGCCGAGCAAGCACTAGAAATTTATCATAAGATACCTATAACGTGGGTCCAAACTGATTTAAATCAGGCTTTAAATATTGCTGCATCTTGTCATATTTATGCCTATGATGCTTACTTAATCGTCTGCGCTATGAACTATAAAGCTCCCTTACTTTCACTAGATAAATTCTTAATCGGAAAAGCTCAAGACATTGGAATTAAACTTATCGAGGTCTAA
- a CDS encoding prevent-host-death family protein, which produces MNIYTLSEARQQLSSLLEQAVQLGEVYIRCQDGKTFILKPVQTHQSPLAVPTIKMTISSQEIVDTIREMREKI; this is translated from the coding sequence ATGAATATCTACACGCTTTCAGAAGCGAGACAGCAACTCTCCTCTTTATTGGAGCAAGCCGTTCAATTAGGCGAAGTCTATATAAGATGTCAAGATGGAAAAACTTTCATCCTCAAACCCGTTCAAACTCATCAATCACCTTTAGCCGTACCGACCATTAAAATGACCATATCTTCTCAAGAAATTGTTGACACGATTCGTGAAATGAGAGAAAAAATATAG